The Rhinoderma darwinii isolate aRhiDar2 chromosome 11, aRhiDar2.hap1, whole genome shotgun sequence genome window below encodes:
- the LOC142663090 gene encoding LOW QUALITY PROTEIN: NACHT, LRR and PYD domains-containing protein 3-like (The sequence of the model RefSeq protein was modified relative to this genomic sequence to represent the inferred CDS: inserted 1 base in 1 codon; substituted 1 base at 1 genomic stop codon) — protein MMDGKTRTHGDLLLHSLEDLIKSEFKKFKDKLSDLPYGDKRSISRGLLEDADSIVTKNLMIKTYGEEGALNMTVQVLKMISLVGPADELLVKMSRKGKLLETNRPEDVRKEWRDLYMESVRNEYKCIEENNARLGETVNLEKRYTNLLLIKGHQEEEDRTHALISTGRNHMEIMDTRSSDKYSSITIQNLFGPDEDGVIPKTVVLVGPAGIGKTMTTQKMMLEWASGKLFGDRFDYVFHLRCRELNLLTGGRNISGLISKTCKLRCPHDLVWSILSDCRKLLFIFDGFDELRWSMEDDFEICDDPFQETHQDILLKSLLTKQILKEASLIITTRPFALEKLKTFIERPRYVEVLGFTGQDRQEYFFRFFQNEGQAAKALNVVKKNEIIYTMCAVPIICWIVCTVMKPKIKQDLTLTDYNTATSIYLLYLKGLIKYHGRNQPTTPCLKKLCALANEGVLNKKILFDEEDLKRHRLEISEVESIFLNENIFCREIETRTFYSFIHLSVQEFFAALYYGFVEKAQEDIFLPEICKGKSLLEQCRHYPYLTLTIRFLFGLSSVKWPKETLANLGCNLQVTTAMEQWLTGDTPSRFCTEAIYCLYEIRDDDFVKRVMTRTSDLVFEHSWYLSNIYSKELAYCLTHCSWDVPVTFLSYKFNLMEREEFFNLLIRFSKLCFSRCTFHQQEESNNKDEQISFLVHLSHPHSRIQELRFNESFLPTPLCNDLQSLVRSRSLTKLYLTWKTLLTPGLGPLCDGLRHPSCTLQELCLTGCRLVSSSCEQLSSAIIANQFLKKLDLSCNFLKDSGVKILCEGLRNPGCTLQELRLSECELTSSSCDDLRSVLMTNRSLTKLDLSHNYIENSGVKLLCEGLRHPGCALQELRLWSCDLESSCCEDLHSVIITNSTLMKMEVSMYICEGKSQAEVQELCEIFGSLACVSEKKNSFYRSELTFKYXKHEKQXTHSLRAPVPRTKGKILFLQIDFGVQRTIFEVKLNNDTEL, from the exons ATGATGGACGGGAAGACCAGGACACATGGGGATCTTCTGTTACATTCTCTCGAAGATCTGATAAAAAGTGAATTCAAGAAGTTCAAAGACAAATTGTCCGATTTGCCGTATGGGGATAAACGCTCCATTTCACGTGGACTTTTAGAAGACGCAGATTCTATAGTCACGAAAAACCTTATGATTAAGACTTATGGGGAAGAAGGAGCTCTAAATATGACAGTCCAAGTCCTTAAAATGATCAGTCTTGTGGgaccagcagatgaacttctGGTTAAGATGTCACGGAAAG GGAAATTATTGGAAACAAATAGACCTGAAGACGTGAGGAAAG aatgGAGAGACCTTTACATGGAGTCAGTGAGAAATGAATATAAATGTATAGAAGAAAACAATGCTCGTCTAGGAGAAACGGTTAACCTTGAGAAGAGGTATACCAACCTACTACTGATAAAGGGTCACCAGGAGGAAGAAGACCGAACACATGCTTTAATATCTACAGGCAGGAATCATATGGAAATTATGGACACCAGATCTTCTGATAAATATTCTTCGATAACTATCCAGAATCTCTTTGGTCCTGATGAAGATGGGGTTATCCCCAAGACTGTGGTATTAGTAGGACCTGCTGGGATTGGAAAAACTATGACCACTCAGAAGATGATGCTGGAATGGGCTTCTGGAAAATTATTTGGAGACCGTTTTGATTATGTCTTTCATTTGAGATGTAGAGAACTCAACCTCCTTACTGGTGGTAGGAACATTTCTGGACTCATATCTAAAACCTGCAAATTGAGGTGTCCCCATGACCTGGTTTGGTCTATTCTGTCTGATTGTAGAAAATTGCTTTTTATCTTTGATGGCTTTGATGAGTTGAGATGGTCTATGGAGGATGATTTTGAGATTTGTGACGACCCTTTTCAGGAAACCCACCAAGATATTCTCCTAAAAAGTCTCCTTACGAAACAGATTCTCAAGGAGGCATCATTGATTATCACCACCAGACCATTTGCTCTGGAAAAGCTGAAGACTTTTATAGAGCGGCCCCGTTATGTCGAAGTTCTGGGATTTACTGGTCAAGATCGACAAGAATATTTTTTCCGATTTTTTCAAAATGAAGGACAAGCAGCCAAGGCGCTAAATGTAGTCAAGAAAAATGAGATTATCTACACCATGTGTGCGGTTCCTATCATCTGTTGGATTGTTTGTACCGTAATGAAGCCAAAAATAAAACAAGACTTGACGTTAACAGATTATAACACCGCCACCTCTATTTATTTGCTTTACCTAAAGGGTTTAATAAAATATCACGGCAGGAACCAGCCTACAACGCCATGCCTGAAGAAGCTGTGTGCTTTGGCCAACGAAGGAGTTCTGAATAAAAAAATCCTATTCGATGAAGAAGATCTTAAAAGACATCGACTAGAAATATCCGAAGTCGAGTCAATATTCCTTAATGAAAACATCTTTTGCCGGGAAATTGAGACCCGAACCTTCTACAGCTTCATCCATCTGAGTGTACAGGAGTTTTTTGCGGCTTTGTATTATGGTTTTGTTGAAAAAGCCCAAGAAGATATTTTTCTTCCAGAAATCTGTAAGGGGAAGTCTTTATTAGAGCAATGTAGACATTATCCGTATTTAACTTTAACCATAAGATTCTTGTTTGGTCTCTCGAGTGTAAAATGGCCAAAAGAAACTTTAGCCAACCTAGGCTGCAATCTACAAGTTACAACTGCAATGGAACAGTGGCTTACAGGCGACACTCCATCCAGGTTTTGTACCGAAGCAATTTACTGCTTATACGAGATACGGGATGACGACTTTGTAAAAAGAGTGATGACCCGAACATCAGATTTAGTTTTCGAACATTCTTGGTATTTGTCCAATATCTACAGCAAAGAGTTGGCCTACTGCTTAACTCACTGTTCTTGGGATGTTCCAGTTACATTTTTGAGCTATAAATTTAATTTAATGGAACGGGAGGAATTCTTCAATTTGCTTATTAGGTTTTCGAAGCTTTG TTTCAGTAGGTGCACATTTCATCAACAAGAAGAATCAAACAATAAAGATGAGCAGATAAGTTTCCTTGTCCATCTGAGTCATCCACACAGTAGAATACAAGAACTGAG GTTTAATGAGAGCTTCCTGCCAACACCATTATGCAATGATCTCCAATCCCTCGTAAGAAGCCGATCTCTGACTAAATTGTATTTAACATGGAAAACATTGCTTACCCCAGGGCTGGGACCTCTGTGTGATGGACTCCGACATCCGAGCTGTACACTGCAGGAGTTATG TTTGACTGGTTGTCGTCTGGTTTCATCATCATGTGAACAGCTCAGTTCTGCTATTATTGCCAATCAGTTTCTAAAAAAACTGGACCTGTCATGTAATTTTCTGAAGGACTCTGGAGTAAAAATTCTTTGTGAGGGACTTCGAAATCCAGGCTGTACCCTGCAGGAACTGAG ATTGTCCGAGTGTGAACTTACCTCCTCCAGCTGTGATGACCTTCGCTCAGTTCTTATGACCAACCGATCTTTGACCAAACTGGATCTCTCACATAATTACATTGAGAACTCTGGCGTAAAACTATTGTGTGAAGGACTCCGACATCCGGGCTGTGCCCTGCAGGAGCTGAG GTTATGGAGCTGTGACCTGGAATCGTCTTGCTGTGAAGATCTCCACTCTGTAATTATCACAAACTCAACTCTGATGAAGATGGAGGTGTCTATGTACATTTGTGAGGGGAAATCACAGGCTGAAGTGCAAGAGTTATGTGAGATATTTGGCAGCCTAGCCTGTGTCTCGGAGAAAAAAAA TTCTTTCTATAGATCTGAACTGACCTTCAAAT AAAAACATGAGAAACAGTGAACACACAGTCTACGTGCACCTGTCCCCAGGACTAAAGGTAAAATTCTGTTTCTGCAGATTGATTTTGGGGTCCAGCGTACCATATTTGAGGTGAAGCTCAACAATGACACTGAGTTATAA